The bacterium genome window below encodes:
- a CDS encoding four helix bundle protein, which yields MKNYKELEVWKKAINLVIEIYKITKSFPLEERYGLTSQIQKSVVSIPANIAEGWGRSSTKEYIQFLIIARGSLMELDTHLIISQKLNYIQIEILEGIQREIESIGRMLNRLIQSLKHQSPIPNPQSRN from the coding sequence ATGAAGAATTATAAGGAATTGGAAGTATGGAAGAAGGCTATAAATTTGGTGATAGAGATATATAAAATAACCAAATCTTTTCCTTTGGAAGAAAGATATGGGTTGACCTCCCAGATTCAAAAATCTGTTGTGTCAATTCCAGCAAATATTGCGGAAGGATGGGGTAGAAGCTCAACCAAGGAATATATTCAGTTTCTGATAATAGCTAGGGGTTCTCTTATGGAATTGGATACACACCTAATTATTTCCCAAAAACTAAATTATATTCAGATAGAAATTTTAGAAGGGATACAAAGAGAGATAGAAAGTATAGGAAGGATGTTAAATCGTTTAATCCAAAGCTTAAAACACCAATCCCCAATCCCGAATCCCCAATCCCGAAATTAA
- a CDS encoding ATP-binding protein gives MKISTKITLILFLIILFFGLFLGIYIVNLANKELNAELEERAKALIDNLAFNSEYLVLVGDKESLAKLGSGILKQKDIIFCKILDMAGNPLLQAGKDQQGGVKKFVSPIFTQKKIEAEEEIMLGIAKIGKEEIGKVHLTVSLNSLNQKLNRIRAAIIITLFVILVIVFLAGSLLIRIVLDRPIHQLVMGTEKIAAGYLDYEIPIKSQDEMGNLANAFNKMTKELKSGREELEKYHSHLEELVSERTNEVERVNEQLQQEIIKHKQTGETLSQKLKEIEAINQEMDGFTYTVSHDLKEPLRGIETFSKFLLDDYWDKLDDEGKDYLRRISSGANRLKLFIDDLLSLSRISRIKNLYETFSSNDIINDVLKRLELMIKERDCKIKVDDNLPLVYGDKIKLKEIFYNLISNAIKHNDKKPNIEVFGEENERETIFSIKDNGIGIKEEDFIRVFEPFRRLHKRREDKGGTGIGLAIVKKVIDEHKGRIWVESKLNEGSIFYFSLPKKELGIGD, from the coding sequence ATGAAAATATCTACTAAAATAACCCTGATTCTCTTTTTAATAATCCTTTTCTTTGGATTATTTCTGGGAATTTATATTGTTAATCTGGCAAATAAGGAGTTAAATGCTGAGCTTGAGGAAAGGGCAAAAGCACTTATAGATAACCTTGCCTTCAATAGTGAATATCTAGTTCTTGTGGGAGACAAAGAATCCCTTGCTAAATTGGGCAGTGGAATACTCAAGCAAAAAGACATTATTTTTTGCAAGATTCTTGACATGGCTGGCAATCCTTTACTTCAGGCTGGGAAAGACCAACAAGGAGGTGTGAAGAAATTTGTCTCACCTATTTTTACACAGAAAAAGATTGAGGCAGAGGAAGAAATAATGCTGGGCATAGCAAAGATAGGGAAAGAAGAAATCGGCAAGGTTCATTTAACGGTTTCTCTTAATAGCCTTAACCAGAAATTAAATAGGATCAGGGCAGCGATTATAATAACATTATTCGTGATTTTAGTCATAGTATTTTTAGCTGGTTCTCTTCTTATAAGGATTGTTTTAGATAGACCCATTCACCAATTAGTTATGGGTACTGAGAAAATTGCTGCCGGTTATCTTGATTACGAAATACCCATTAAATCTCAGGATGAGATGGGTAATTTAGCGAATGCCTTTAATAAGATGACAAAGGAGCTAAAGTCAGGAAGGGAAGAATTGGAGAAATATCACTCTCACCTTGAGGAATTGGTAAGCGAGAGAACAAATGAGGTAGAAAGGGTCAATGAACAGCTACAACAGGAAATAATCAAGCATAAGCAGACAGGGGAAACCCTTTCCCAAAAGCTTAAAGAGATTGAGGCAATAAATCAAGAGATGGATGGCTTTACCTACACAGTCTCTCATGACCTGAAGGAACCACTGAGGGGGATTGAGACATTTTCAAAGTTTCTTTTGGATGACTATTGGGACAAGCTGGATGACGAGGGAAAGGATTATTTAAGAAGAATATCAAGCGGTGCAAATCGGTTAAAGCTATTTATAGATGACCTCCTCTCATTATCAAGAATATCCAGAATAAAAAATCTCTATGAAACATTTAGCTCAAATGATATAATAAATGATGTTTTAAAGAGGCTTGAGCTTATGATAAAGGAAAGGGATTGTAAAATAAAGGTAGATGATAACCTTCCATTAGTCTATGGAGATAAAATAAAACTAAAAGAGATATTCTATAACCTTATTTCAAATGCGATAAAGCATAATGATAAAAAACCGAATATAGAGGTTTTTGGAGAGGAAAATGAAAGAGAAACCATATTCTCCATTAAAGACAATGGCATTGGGATAAAAGAGGAGGATTTTATAAGGGTTTTTGAGCCATTCAGAAGGTTGCATAAAAGGAGGGAGGATAAAGGAGGCACCGGTATTGGATTAGCAATTGTAAAAAAGGTAATAGATGAGCATAAGGGAAGGATATGGGTTGAAAGTAAGCTAAACGAAGGCTCTATATTTTACTTTAGCCTGCCAAAAAAGGAATTAGGGATTGGGGATTAG
- a CDS encoding ABC transporter substrate-binding protein, whose protein sequence is MKRISQYLLLVFLFLTPPLWLDSSQITIAVITSGKSSAYSQALEGFLKLLKEKKVDAKIWECNLEEKEEESKAIIRQIKQKAPDFIFTIGSKATILAYENIKDIPIVFSMVLAPVVTSTNITGVTLNIPVEATLKTLKRILPKAKRIGLIYSEKSEGIVKTFTAYEEMDLKLISKKIKSEMEFPDALKNISKRIDCFLMHADPSVYSMPSTQYLLKTSLAAGLPVIGLSLSYVKAGALFSLDCDYEDIGKQSAEIALRILMGERADLIPFLHPRKQNLCLNLIVAERLGIKIPKKIIKEALVVIKE, encoded by the coding sequence ATGAAGAGGATTAGCCAGTATTTACTCCTTGTGTTCTTATTCTTAACCCCTCCCCTTTGGCTTGACTCTAGCCAGATAACTATTGCCGTGATTACATCTGGTAAAAGCAGTGCTTACTCCCAGGCTTTGGAGGGGTTTTTGAAATTGTTAAAAGAAAAGAAGGTGGATGCCAAGATTTGGGAATGTAATTTAGAAGAAAAAGAAGAAGAATCTAAAGCCATTATTAGACAGATAAAACAAAAAGCCCCTGACTTTATTTTTACTATTGGCTCAAAGGCAACCATTTTAGCCTATGAAAATATAAAAGATATTCCTATAGTTTTCAGTATGGTTCTTGCTCCTGTAGTTACATCTACAAATATCACGGGTGTTACCCTGAATATTCCTGTTGAAGCAACACTTAAAACCTTAAAAAGGATTCTACCAAAAGCAAAAAGGATTGGGCTAATATATTCAGAGAAAAGCGAGGGTATAGTCAAAACATTCACGGCATATGAAGAGATGGATCTTAAGCTTATTAGCAAAAAGATAAAATCAGAAATGGAGTTTCCTGATGCCCTTAAAAATATAAGTAAGCGTATAGATTGTTTCTTGATGCATGCCGATCCTTCTGTCTACTCAATGCCATCTACGCAATATCTCCTTAAGACAAGCCTTGCAGCAGGCTTGCCTGTTATAGGGCTTTCTTTATCTTATGTAAAAGCAGGCGCGCTTTTTTCCCTTGACTGCGATTATGAGGACATAGGTAAGCAATCCGCAGAAATAGCCTTAAGAATCTTAATGGGAGAAAGAGCTGACTTAATCCCCTTCTTACATCCAAGAAAGCAAAACCTTTGCTTAAACCTCATTGTCGCCGAGAGATTGGGCATTAAAATCCCCAAAAAGATTATTAAGGAAGCCTTAGTGGTGATTAAGGAATGA